ATCCCGGTTAGTTTTTTCTCCTTGACTTTCCGTTAACCTTATAGTACATAGGTATTTGCGGGCCGAATTTTGGTCTGCACACAATTGAACGTGAGGTCAGCCGCGGAGACGCGGCTTTTCGCTTTTTATACGCTTTGGAGGATTCTAATCGCTAGTGATATGAATTATTAGAACTCGATGCAACTCACACAAAACAAACAACGGGAGGTCGTTCTAATCGCTGATTCTTTCGATTTTTTGAAAAACTTTGCGATTTCGGACACTCGCGCCAAAACGGCTGTTCCCAAATTGGGAAAGAGGCTCGCGGAGATCGCGAAGGCAAGCGCCGCCGGTGCGGCAGCGGTCATACACGTCGAACGGGCGGGGGCGGGGCTGAAGCCCGCCCCTACAGGGGCTTCCCGCGGCTTGACGGCTTGTCTCCAATCGCATAGATTCGATCTCGCCATGCGAACACTGATGAAGTCACTCGTTTTTGCGGCAATTTCATGCGCCGCTGCCGCAATTTTTTGCCTGACCATTTTCTGCCTCACGGGGGCGATTGCCTCCGCGCAGGCGCAACAGCAAACGCAGCCGCAGCCGCGCGAATTTTCGCCCGCGGGCGAAATTCAGAATCCCAGCTGGCCTCCCACCGCCGTGCGCGGCGCGCACGCCATGGTCGTCAGCGACGAAGCGCTTGGCTCCGAGGCGGGCGTGGAAATTTTGAAGAAAGGCGGCAACGCCGTGGACGCGGCGGTCGCCGTGGGCTTCGCTCTCGCGGTCGTTGAGCCGGAAGCGGGCAATATCGGCGGCGGTGGATTCATGCTCGTGCGCATGGCCGATGGACGCACGAAATTCGTCGACTATCGCGAAGAAGCACCGAAGCGCGCCACGCGGGATATGTACCTTGGCGCTGACGGCAATATCGTTCCCGGCCGCTCGACCACCGGATATCTCTCCGTCGGCGTTCCGGGCACGGTCGCGGGCATGGCGCTCGCGGTGAAAACTTTCGGCAAGTTGACGCTCGCGGAAGATATGGCGCCGGCGATTCGGCTGGCGCGGGAAGGCTTTCCGCTCGGCGAGAAACTCGCGGGTTCGCTCAGCCGCTCCGCCGACCGCCTCGGACAATTTCCCGAGAGCAAGAAAATTTTCCTGAATGGCGGGCAGCTCTGTCATGCGGGCGATATTTTCCGCCAGCCCGTGCTTGCCGCGACGCTCGAGCGCATCGCGAAAAACGGCCCGAGCGAATTTTACGAAGGCAAGACGGCGAAAGATCTGACGGCGCAAATGGCTGAGAACGGCGGCTTGATCAGCACGGCCGATCTCGCCAGCTATCACGCGAAATTGCGCGATCCGCTTGTCGGCTCCTATCACGAGCGCGGAAATCAGTGGACGGTCATCACCAGTCCGCCGCCAAGCTCCGGCGGGATCGCCATTCTCGAAGCGCTGAATATTCTCGCGCCCTATGAGCTGAAGTCGTGGGATGACGCGCAGTCCGTGCATCTGGTCGTCGAGGCCATGCGCCGCGTTTTCGCAGATCGCGCGACGTTTCTCGGCGATTCCGATTTCACGCACGTCCCCATCGCCGGACTTTTGAACGAGAAATACGCCGCCGAGCGCCGCGCGACAATCGATCCCGAAGAAGCGACATCGAGCGCGCAAATCGGCGCCGGAAATCCCGCGCCGTTTGACAGCGCTGCGAGTACGCCGGCGGGAAGCGCGAACCTCGAGCCGATCGAACAACTTTCGCGCGAAGATGCCGCCGCGTGGATTACTGCCGAAGCAAAGAAAAATCACACGACGCATTATTCCGTCGTCGACGCGGACGGCAACGCGGCCTCCAATACGTATACGCTGAATGACAGCTACGGCTCGGCCGTGACTTCGACGGACGGCTTTCTGCTCAACGATGAAATGGACGATTTCACCAGCGCGCCGGGCAAGCCGAATATGTTCGGCCTGCTGCAATCGGAAGCCAACGCCATCGCGCCCGGTCATCGCCCGCTGAGTTCCATGGTGCCGACCATCGTGTTGCGCAATGGCCAGCTCAGCTTCGTCACTGGCTCTCCGGGCGGCCCGCGCATTATTTCCGCGACGCTGCTCAGCGTTCTCAACTGGGGCTGGCTGGGCATGGACGCGCAGCAGGCTATCAACGCGCCGCGCTTCCATCAGCAATGGATGCCGGACGTCGTTCTGATCGAGCCGACATTTCCGGACGCTGTCGCGCAGCAACTGGTGCAGCACGGCTATCATCTGGCGCCGCGGCGCGGATGGATCGGCGAAGTTGAAGCGATTGGCGTTGATCCGAAAACGGGCGAGCGCCTTGGCGCGCCCGACCCGCGCAGGCAGGGCGCTGCGCGCGGCTATTGACGCCGGAGAGTTTTCCAAAGACCATAGAGATTCGGCCCTTTGATTTTGTAAAGCGCGGATGGCGCTGAAGTATTTTTGCGAGAAAAAATAAATCCTGGCCATGCAACGCGTCCTCTCAACGTATCGCTATTGCACGCAGCCGCTGACCTCCGCGCTGCTCGCTGAGATTGGGCAGGCGGGGATCAGCCAGGTCGAAATCTATTGCACGCCCGTGCACCTGAATTACCGCTCGACGCAGGCGATTCGCACTTTATCGGAATGGATTGGCGAGCACGGATTGACGATTCACTCTCTGCATTCGCCGACGGAACGCGATTTGCTTCCCGGCAAGCGCGAGAGCGGAATTCCGATTTCGATTTCCGATCCAGAACGCGTCCGGCGGCTCGATGCGGTGGATGAAGTGAAGCGCACGCTGGAAATCGCGGAGCAAATTCCGTTCAAATATCTGGTGCAGCACATCGGCGGCGGACGCGAAGCGCACGACCCGCGAAAACTCGACGCGGCGTTCAATTCGCTGGAGCATCTGACGATTTTTGCGAAGCAGCGCGGCGTGGCGATTTTGCTGGAAAACACGCTGGGCGAATTGAGCGCGCCGGCGACGCTGCGGCATTTTGTCGCCGACACGCGATTGGATTTGAAATTCTGTTTCGACATTGGCCATGCGCACATCGAAGATGGCGTTGAGCTCAGCTTCGAAACGATGCGCGATCTGGTGGCCACGATTCACGTGCACGACAATCACGGCGAAAAGGACGAGCATCTCGCGCCCTATAGCGGAAACATCGACTGGGACGCGGCGCTTGGGGCTGTCGCTTCGCCGGAAAATTCTTTGCCGTTTGTCTTGGAACTCCGCGAGCAGTCCGCGCAAGCACCGTCGCTTGCTGACGCGACGGCGGCCTTCGAAAAACTCGAACAAGCTCTCGCGGCAAAACGCTCCGCCGCGCATAATTGAATTTCCGGCGGAGTGAAACGAGAAAGGCAGGGGTGTTTATGCCGGTTGTGGCAATCGAACATGCGGGACAGCACGTGGGACAGGAAATTACCGTCCGCGGCTGGCTCTACAATCTGCGCGAATCCGGCAAACTGCTTTTCCCCATTTTTCGCGACGGCACAGGAATCATTCAGGGTGTCATTTCACTGAAGGAACATGCGGACGCGTTCAACGCAGCGAAAGGCTTGACGCAGGAATCGAGCGTCATCGTGACGGGCAAAGTTGCCGCGGAGCCGCGCGCGCCGGGCGGATACGAATTGCACGTCAGTGCAGTGGAAATTTTGCAGCGTGTGCCGGAAGCGAATCCGTATCCGATTCAGCTCAAAGAGCACGGCGTCGATTTTCTGCTCGACCAGCGTCATTTGTGGATTCGCACGCCTCGTCAGGCGTCCATTTTGCGCATTCGTGCGGAGGCGGAGCGCGCGGCGCGGAATTTCATGGACTCGCAAGGCTACACGCTCACGGATGCGCCGATTTTTACGCCGGCGGCATGCGAAGGAACGACGACGCTTTTCGAAGTGGATTACATTGACGATCAGAAAGCGTATCTCACGCAGTCCGGCCAGCTTTACGTGGAAGCGACGGCGGCGGCGCTTGGGAAAGTCTATTGCTTTGGGCCGACCTTTCGTGCGGAGAAATCGAAGACGCGCCGACACCTGACGGAATTCTGGATGCTCGAACCGGAAGCGGCTTATGCGCATCTGGATGATATGATGATTCTGGGCGAAGGGCTTGTGAGCGCGATGGTGCAGGCGTGCGTGAAAAATCGCGCGCGCGAACTGGAAATGCTGAAGCGCGACGTCGCCAAACTTGAAAAAATCGAGCCGCCCTTTCCGCGCATCCTGTATGAAGAGGCGATCAAAGTTCTGAACGAAAACGGGAATGCAGCGAAATTTGGCGACGACTTCGGCGGCGACGAAGAAACGATCATTTCGAGAAACTTCGACAAGCCGGTCATCATTCACCGTTATCCCGCAGCGATGAAAGCCTTCTACATGGCGACGGACGCCGCGCGGCCGGAGCTTTCGCTAAGCTTCGACATGATTGCGCCGGAAGGCTACGGCGAAATCATTGGCGGCGGCGAGCGCCTGTCGAGCTACGAGACGGTGATCGAGCGGCTGCGCCAGCACAATCTGCCGGAGGAATCGTTCCAGTGGTATCTGGACCTGCGGCGCTACGGGAGCGTTCCGCACGCGGGATTTGGGCTGGGCCTGGAACGCACAGTGGCGTGGATTTGCGGAACGGAACACATTCGCGAAGTAATTCCGTTCCCTCGCATGTTGTACCGGGTCTATCCTTAGCGCTTCCCGTTGTGGCTGCGGCTGGTGTCCGCCCCTTTCCGTGGTGGTGTCTATCATGGTTTGCGCTCCGGTGTCCAGCGAAATCGGACACCGTGGTGTCCGGCTGGTGTCCGGCGCAGACCGGCGGGTGGCCTGCGCGGAGCGTGTCGCGCGGCGGCGACAGCCCGCGTTTTTTGCGGGCGGCATGCGACGAGCATGCGAGCGCCGCGCCCACGCGGGAGCAGGCCACCCGCTGGGCGATGACCCACCCCTCAACCGGCGCAGGGGCGCATCGACCGGCCGTTCTTGCGGCACGAGGCTGCGGACGATTTTCGCCGCAGCCGTTCGATGGGTTTGCTGGATTTTCTTTACTGAAGATGCTGCGGATTAACCCCTGCCCGGGAAGGCGCTTTACAGCCTGCACGGGCGGGGGTGCTGCGGGCGATGGGCCAGCCAGCGGGCTGGCACGCCTAGCCCGCAGCGGGGGCCGAGGATTTGACGCGGTGGTGCGCTGGCGCGGAGACGCGACGGATATACCGGCGCGGCGAGCCCCTGCTGCACCACCGCAACCGATTTTTGTGAGCAGGGGCAAGCGCATCGGTCTTTGCCGCTCATGCGCTTGCCCCTGCGAATGTTTTGCGGGCTGGCCGATTGGCGACCGCCCGAAGGGGCGCGGTGACGCGCCCGCGCGGTGACGCGCGGCGGCCGCGAAGCGGGAGGGGCCAGCCCGTGCTTTTGCTTTTGCTTTTGCTTTTGCTTCAGCCGTTCAGCAACGCGTCGTCGCCGCCTTCGGCTTGATTGCGCTCGTTCTGATGACGCTGCTCGAGCTTCACGTTCTCGAGATCGTGACGCTCGGCCATGGCACTGTGTTCCTCGCGATGACGCTTGCTCTGCTCTCTTCTTTCCTTTCTGTGCTTCTCGTGCAGACGCTCGTGCTTTTCACTCATCGGACAACCTCACTTTTCTTCCGTTCACGTTGAACAACGGGTTTTTGAGTTCGCGTTCATTCACGATGGAGATTCCGGCATCGGCAAGAATTCCATGGATCTTGCGCTGCGCTTTCTTCAGCGCGCGGTAATAGCCTTCGAGCATCCTGCGATGCGTTGCTTGTTGTGCGCGCACATGACACTGGTTCCTTCGGTACCACGCGCGCTTTGCTTTCTTGGACGCTTCTACGCGAGCGAGTTCGTCGACGTGCTTCTTGCCGCGCGTCAATCAAGTTTGTCTTCGTGCTCGTCGATTTTCGACGCGACTCCAGCAACGGCCGTCGTGAGTCCATCGACTTGTTCGATGATGCTTTTGGTTTGCGACGGACGCGGAAGTTTCGAGAGCCACTGCGCAGCCATCTGATACTGCTCTTCCGCGGAAAATTCTTTGTGCGCTAATTTGATTCTTGTTGATTCGCTGGCCAGCAAAATATTTCCGACGACATTGAGCAGGCGCGAGCGTCCCGCTCGCGCCTGCTTGGCGGCATCGCCGATTAGTTCTCTGGCGAGGCTCTTGAGCATTACCTGTGCAGCCCACTCGTTTCTTCTTTCTTCCATGCGCATCAGCATTCGGAATTCGCTTTCGCTGATCACTCCGGTGTCCAATCTTTGACGGAGCTTGCGGATGGTGGTGGCAGCCGAAGGTGGCGGCTGCCGGGAAGCTTTGTGTGCGCTGGCGCGCACACGCTGACGCTTGGGGGTCCCCATGATTTTAGCCCTCCTCTCGGAGGGATACAATATCTGGGGGTGCCCTGGATTTCAACCCCCACCTGTGGTAGATTTCGCGCACTCTGCTTCTCCCTAGTTATAGCGTTCCCGTGGCGGCTCGCAGCGTTCCGCGCATCGAGCCGCCATGATTCTGGCGACCATGTCGACGAGCGCGTAGGGTTCCCAACCGTTGGTCTCCTCGACTTTGAGGCACTCGCTTTCGAGATCGTCCACGATGCTGCGAGCGAGCTTTGCGAGCACGATGCTCGACCCGCTCATTTGCCCCTCACGATTTGTTCCTCGGTGACCGGCTTGCGCGGGATGATGCCTGCGTTTTCGAGGTCTCGCTCCGTGATGCCGTAGCCTTGGCCGAGAGCGATGGCGATGGCGCGCCAGCGGGCCGGTGCGGGCATTGTGTTGCGGCTGAACCAGAGCAATTCGTTCCAGAGCTGGGCGGGGATTTGCTTTGGCCTCGGGGGAAACATGCTCCTGAGAACTTT
This region of Candidatus Acidiferrales bacterium genomic DNA includes:
- the ggt gene encoding gamma-glutamyltransferase, producing the protein MKSLVFAAISCAAAAIFCLTIFCLTGAIASAQAQQQTQPQPREFSPAGEIQNPSWPPTAVRGAHAMVVSDEALGSEAGVEILKKGGNAVDAAVAVGFALAVVEPEAGNIGGGGFMLVRMADGRTKFVDYREEAPKRATRDMYLGADGNIVPGRSTTGYLSVGVPGTVAGMALAVKTFGKLTLAEDMAPAIRLAREGFPLGEKLAGSLSRSADRLGQFPESKKIFLNGGQLCHAGDIFRQPVLAATLERIAKNGPSEFYEGKTAKDLTAQMAENGGLISTADLASYHAKLRDPLVGSYHERGNQWTVITSPPPSSGGIAILEALNILAPYELKSWDDAQSVHLVVEAMRRVFADRATFLGDSDFTHVPIAGLLNEKYAAERRATIDPEEATSSAQIGAGNPAPFDSAASTPAGSANLEPIEQLSREDAAAWITAEAKKNHTTHYSVVDADGNAASNTYTLNDSYGSAVTSTDGFLLNDEMDDFTSAPGKPNMFGLLQSEANAIAPGHRPLSSMVPTIVLRNGQLSFVTGSPGGPRIISATLLSVLNWGWLGMDAQQAINAPRFHQQWMPDVVLIEPTFPDAVAQQLVQHGYHLAPRRGWIGEVEAIGVDPKTGERLGAPDPRRQGAARGY
- a CDS encoding sugar phosphate isomerase/epimerase family protein; its protein translation is MQRVLSTYRYCTQPLTSALLAEIGQAGISQVEIYCTPVHLNYRSTQAIRTLSEWIGEHGLTIHSLHSPTERDLLPGKRESGIPISISDPERVRRLDAVDEVKRTLEIAEQIPFKYLVQHIGGGREAHDPRKLDAAFNSLEHLTIFAKQRGVAILLENTLGELSAPATLRHFVADTRLDLKFCFDIGHAHIEDGVELSFETMRDLVATIHVHDNHGEKDEHLAPYSGNIDWDAALGAVASPENSLPFVLELREQSAQAPSLADATAAFEKLEQALAAKRSAAHN
- the asnS gene encoding asparagine--tRNA ligase; amino-acid sequence: MPVVAIEHAGQHVGQEITVRGWLYNLRESGKLLFPIFRDGTGIIQGVISLKEHADAFNAAKGLTQESSVIVTGKVAAEPRAPGGYELHVSAVEILQRVPEANPYPIQLKEHGVDFLLDQRHLWIRTPRQASILRIRAEAERAARNFMDSQGYTLTDAPIFTPAACEGTTTLFEVDYIDDQKAYLTQSGQLYVEATAAALGKVYCFGPTFRAEKSKTRRHLTEFWMLEPEAAYAHLDDMMILGEGLVSAMVQACVKNRARELEMLKRDVAKLEKIEPPFPRILYEEAIKVLNENGNAAKFGDDFGGDEETIISRNFDKPVIIHRYPAAMKAFYMATDAARPELSLSFDMIAPEGYGEIIGGGERLSSYETVIERLRQHNLPEESFQWYLDLRRYGSVPHAGFGLGLERTVAWICGTEHIREVIPFPRMLYRVYP